One window of Desulfobacca acetoxidans DSM 11109 genomic DNA carries:
- a CDS encoding 2-oxoacid:ferredoxin oxidoreductase subunit beta, with translation MAETTKLIYKYLRHDKKFPHVWCPGCGNGIVLGALIRAIDRSGYTKDDIVLVSGIGCAGRMPVYVDFNTLHTTHGRALTFATGVKLANPRLQVIVVMGDGDATAIGGNHFIHAARRNINLTALIVNNSTYGMTGGQYSPTTPYGALATTAVFGTIEHPLSIAELAVAAGAAYVGRSTVFHANLLDQLIEAGIRKRGFAVIEAISHCPTLYGRKNKLGGPVEMLNWQKAVAVPVEKAKTMTAAELVGKITIGTLIDRDLPVYTKELRRIRDAARDAGGVQI, from the coding sequence ATGGCTGAGACAACCAAGCTTATTTATAAATACCTGCGCCATGACAAGAAGTTTCCCCACGTCTGGTGTCCGGGGTGTGGCAATGGCATAGTCCTGGGCGCCTTGATCCGGGCCATTGACCGGTCCGGCTATACGAAAGATGACATTGTCCTGGTGTCCGGCATCGGCTGCGCTGGCCGTATGCCGGTGTATGTGGACTTCAACACCCTGCACACCACGCACGGACGGGCCTTGACTTTTGCCACCGGGGTAAAGCTGGCAAATCCCCGGTTGCAGGTGATTGTCGTTATGGGGGATGGCGACGCCACCGCTATCGGCGGCAACCATTTTATTCATGCCGCCCGGCGCAATATCAATCTGACAGCCCTGATTGTCAATAACAGCACGTATGGCATGACCGGCGGACAGTATTCCCCTACCACGCCCTATGGGGCCTTGGCTACCACGGCTGTCTTTGGCACGATTGAGCATCCTCTGTCCATTGCCGAACTGGCGGTGGCTGCTGGAGCCGCATATGTGGGTCGCAGCACCGTGTTCCATGCCAACCTCTTGGATCAGTTGATTGAAGCCGGCATCCGCAAACGGGGGTTTGCAGTCATTGAAGCGATCAGCCACTGTCCGACTCTCTATGGCCGCAAAAATAAGTTAGGCGGTCCGGTGGAAATGTTAAACTGGCAGAAGGCTGTGGCCGTGCCGGTGGAAAAGGCGAAAACCATGACTGCTGCGGAACTGGTCGGCAAGATTACGATCGGAACCTTGATTGATCGTGATCTGCCGGTTTATACTAAGGAATTACGCCGGATCCGAGATGCGGCCAGAGATGCCGGAGGTGTACAGATTTAG
- a CDS encoding pentapeptide repeat-containing protein, with the protein MLPYILFLLIFFLSGSSPVSGQVDPDKNGSLGQLSLAEKWIVQQVSSGKVADLQQHFGQGEKFRQVRARFLVKLLTDGLEGVRIPYPGIRIMQAVVTGSFDLENAEVNHWVELLDCRFQGEVNFRDCLFKKGLTLSRDQFAQKVEMQRLRVLLSANISESIFQQPLDLWRAQIGGVLIADGLRSEDASTGANFSSMTVSQAVFFRKAVFMGPVNFSGSKIGDVGLFIGTAFAGPVDFFGAEIGSQLVIMQGQFRAAANFGNVHVGSQFIADGARFHHPSEPVNFNGLRVSHSAAFRGTAFAGPVNFVTAAIGSELQFDGARFENTSQEVNFNNLKVSQHAFFRGANFHGPVDFIGADIGGEFVAIKSRFLCPSQAVNLKEIKVGATAYFWEATCSGGIDLSGAKLLNATIGFAAENSGSIIGLTLENAVVERVLKIEHIQIGQLAARKLTVKDGAYLTGVRFQEKADLRETSFSLLNFQEVAWPDRDDSLWLEGMTYQSVSAGEGGDDWKVLLAWLDQGRYDSRNYNLLETFFKQGGHKDRADAVFIQGKRRQVQEKWWRPDNLATLFFWDLLAGYGRRPERTFWISLVIVFIGMLVFDERSFDPTFVSQWNWLRQEGKAKTVVFRFFLSLDQFLPGIDLGLAKLWQLSQISFRELVYYHFHKISGWILIPIGLAAIYSQFK; encoded by the coding sequence GTGTTACCGTATATTCTCTTTCTGCTCATTTTTTTCCTGTCAGGAAGCAGCCCGGTTTCAGGGCAGGTCGATCCGGATAAAAATGGTAGTCTCGGCCAGCTCAGCCTCGCGGAGAAGTGGATTGTCCAGCAAGTTTCTTCCGGTAAGGTGGCCGATCTACAACAGCATTTTGGTCAGGGGGAAAAATTCCGGCAGGTTCGGGCCCGTTTTTTGGTAAAGCTCCTTACGGACGGTTTGGAGGGAGTAAGAATTCCCTATCCGGGTATAAGGATTATGCAGGCCGTCGTTACCGGGTCGTTCGATTTAGAAAATGCCGAGGTCAATCATTGGGTAGAATTGTTGGACTGCCGGTTTCAGGGAGAGGTTAATTTCAGGGATTGTCTGTTTAAAAAGGGGCTTACTCTCAGCCGGGATCAGTTTGCTCAGAAGGTCGAGATGCAGCGGCTGCGGGTTTTGCTCAGCGCCAACATATCGGAATCGATCTTTCAGCAGCCACTCGATTTATGGCGGGCTCAGATCGGCGGCGTTTTGATTGCCGACGGCCTGAGAAGCGAGGATGCGTCGACGGGAGCGAATTTCAGTTCCATGACGGTATCCCAGGCGGTCTTTTTTCGAAAAGCGGTCTTTATGGGTCCGGTGAATTTTTCGGGTTCCAAGATCGGAGATGTGGGTCTGTTTATCGGTACCGCCTTTGCCGGACCGGTCGATTTTTTTGGGGCCGAAATCGGCAGCCAACTAGTAATCATGCAGGGGCAGTTTAGGGCGGCGGCGAATTTCGGCAACGTCCATGTGGGTTCCCAATTCATTGCCGATGGGGCCAGGTTTCACCACCCTTCCGAGCCGGTCAATTTTAACGGCCTGCGGGTGTCGCATTCGGCGGCATTTCGGGGAACGGCCTTTGCCGGGCCGGTGAATTTCGTGACTGCGGCAATAGGCAGCGAATTGCAGTTTGACGGCGCCAGATTCGAAAACACCAGCCAGGAAGTGAATTTTAACAACCTTAAAGTCTCCCAACACGCCTTCTTTCGAGGAGCAAACTTCCATGGACCGGTAGATTTCATCGGCGCCGATATCGGGGGTGAATTTGTCGCGATCAAAAGCCGATTTCTCTGTCCTTCCCAAGCGGTCAATCTTAAAGAGATAAAGGTTGGGGCGACGGCCTATTTCTGGGAGGCAACCTGTTCAGGTGGAATAGATCTCTCCGGGGCAAAATTGCTTAATGCCACCATCGGCTTTGCGGCTGAAAATTCCGGGTCAATAATTGGACTGACGTTAGAAAATGCCGTCGTTGAGCGGGTGTTGAAGATTGAGCATATCCAGATCGGCCAGCTTGCAGCTAGAAAACTAACGGTCAAAGACGGCGCCTATCTGACCGGCGTGAGGTTTCAGGAAAAGGCCGACCTGCGAGAAACTTCTTTTAGCCTCTTAAATTTCCAGGAAGTTGCCTGGCCCGACAGAGATGATAGTCTGTGGTTGGAAGGGATGACCTATCAGTCGGTAAGCGCCGGTGAAGGAGGCGATGACTGGAAGGTGCTTTTGGCCTGGTTGGACCAGGGCCGCTATGACTCCCGAAATTATAACCTCCTGGAGACGTTTTTCAAACAAGGGGGACATAAAGACCGGGCGGATGCAGTCTTTATCCAGGGAAAGCGCCGACAGGTTCAAGAAAAATGGTGGCGGCCGGATAATCTTGCCACTTTGTTTTTCTGGGACCTGTTAGCCGGATATGGCCGTAGACCGGAACGAACTTTCTGGATCAGTCTGGTCATCGTCTTTATAGGCATGCTGGTGTTTGATGAAAGAAGTTTTGACCCGACCTTCGTCAGCCAATGGAACTGGCTGCGGCAGGAGGGGAAGGCGAAAACCGTAGTATTTCGATTTTTCCTAAGCCTAGATCAATTCCTGCCGGGCATTGATCTCGGGCTGGCCAAACTTTGGCAGTTATCTCAGATATCTTTTAGGGAACTGGTTTACTACCATTTTCACAAAATTTCCGGCTGGATCCTCATTCCCATAGGTCTGGCGGCGATTTACTCCCAGTTCAAGTAA
- a CDS encoding 2-oxoacid:acceptor oxidoreductase family protein: MERYEVRLSGSGGQGIITAGIILAEAAGVYEGKEVCQTQAYGPEARGGASKAEVVISDSEIDYPKVIKPDIVLAMNQQACDTYCYDLKPGGLLIIDATLVKDIPIPWVIALPFTQIARQECGKEMVANIVALGALVKISGVVSLESLEMAVLARAPTGTAELNRQALASGVAAAEQLLSKRLPHCLEEAPNPLARE, from the coding sequence GTGGAACGATATGAAGTGCGTCTGAGCGGCTCCGGTGGACAGGGGATTATCACTGCCGGCATTATCCTGGCGGAAGCTGCCGGGGTCTATGAAGGTAAGGAGGTCTGCCAGACACAGGCCTATGGCCCGGAGGCGCGAGGCGGGGCCTCCAAGGCCGAGGTCGTCATCAGCGATAGTGAGATTGATTATCCCAAGGTAATCAAACCGGACATTGTCCTGGCCATGAATCAGCAGGCCTGCGATACCTATTGCTACGATCTCAAGCCCGGGGGTCTCCTCATCATCGACGCCACGCTGGTGAAAGACATACCCATCCCCTGGGTCATTGCCCTGCCCTTCACCCAGATTGCCCGGCAGGAATGCGGGAAGGAGATGGTGGCCAACATTGTCGCGCTCGGGGCGCTGGTCAAGATTTCCGGAGTAGTTTCTTTGGAAAGCCTAGAAATGGCGGTTCTGGCTCGGGCCCCAACCGGCACAGCGGAACTAAACCGCCAGGCCCTGGCTTCGGGGGTAGCGGCGGCGGAGCAGCTTTTATCCAAAAGGCTCCCGCATTGTTTGGAGGAAGCCCCAAATCCCTTGGCACGGGAGTAA
- the trpD gene encoding anthranilate phosphoribosyltransferase — protein MIQELIFKAVNRQDLTASEMTEAMETIMTGQATDAQIGAFITALRMKGETVTEITAAAQVMRAKATRIPISDTLIDLDRDEINIDRETIVDTVGTGGDATNTFNVSTTTAFVVAGAGLKVAKHGNRAVSSRCGSADVIEALGINLALTPEQVGECVREVGIGFLFAPQLHGAMRYAIGPRREIGIRTIFNVLGPLTNPAGANILVVGVYEARLTELLAGVLLNLGTDSAFVVYGEGSFDEISITGPTRVSQLQHGQIKTYTITPEEFGLRRGVLNDIRGGDVFENAKIVRRVLAGEPSPKQDMVALNAAAAFIAAGLTPDFGAGLTLAREVITSGRAQAKLDALIAKSKSFERSA, from the coding sequence ATGATACAGGAGCTTATTTTTAAGGCTGTAAACCGGCAGGATTTAACCGCTTCCGAGATGACCGAGGCCATGGAGACAATCATGACCGGCCAGGCCACCGATGCCCAGATCGGAGCCTTTATCACCGCCTTGCGGATGAAGGGGGAGACGGTAACCGAGATCACCGCCGCCGCTCAGGTCATGCGCGCCAAGGCCACCCGTATTCCGATAAGCGATACCTTGATTGACCTGGACCGCGATGAGATCAATATCGATCGGGAGACTATAGTAGATACGGTGGGTACCGGGGGTGACGCCACTAATACCTTCAATGTCTCCACTACGACCGCCTTTGTCGTCGCCGGGGCCGGTCTGAAGGTAGCCAAACACGGCAACCGAGCGGTCTCCAGCCGCTGCGGGTCCGCCGATGTTATTGAGGCCCTCGGGATTAATCTCGCCCTAACCCCGGAGCAGGTAGGAGAATGTGTCCGGGAGGTGGGCATCGGTTTTCTCTTTGCGCCGCAGTTGCATGGGGCCATGCGCTACGCCATCGGTCCCCGGCGGGAGATTGGCATCCGTACCATTTTTAACGTCTTGGGGCCGCTCACCAACCCGGCCGGTGCCAATATCTTGGTAGTCGGGGTATATGAGGCCCGGTTGACCGAACTATTGGCGGGTGTCCTCCTGAATCTGGGAACAGATAGCGCCTTCGTGGTGTATGGCGAGGGGTCATTCGATGAGATCAGCATTACCGGGCCGACCCGCGTGAGCCAGTTGCAGCATGGTCAGATTAAGACATACACTATTACGCCGGAGGAATTCGGCCTGCGGCGGGGGGTTCTGAATGATATCCGGGGAGGCGATGTTTTCGAAAACGCCAAGATCGTGCGGCGGGTCCTGGCTGGAGAACCGAGCCCCAAACAGGATATGGTGGCCCTGAACGCCGCCGCCGCCTTCATCGCCGCCGGGCTGACGCCGGATTTTGGCGCCGGCCTGACATTGGCCAGAGAGGTGATCACCTCCGGTCGGGCCCAGGCCAAGTTAGACGCCCTGATCGCCAAGAGTAAATCTTTTGAGAGGTCGGCATGA
- the trpC gene encoding indole-3-glycerol phosphate synthase TrpC, producing MKDFLERIVAAKLQENARLRETTSLKDLRSRWERRPEVLSLKAALDQALFPAIIAEIKKASPSKGVLRPDLDHIDLACAYQTAGAAGISVLTERQFFQGSPDFLAELRPLIGIPLLRKDFILEPVQVYESAALGADALLLIAACLPPGALRALLLLTESLGMQALVEVFSAAEMQLALEVGATLIGINHRNLHTFEVDMNRALELAPLAPADVTLVAASGLNCRADLERFRGSGIKAFLIGETLVRAPDPGEKLRELLGDNR from the coding sequence ATGAAGGACTTCCTGGAGCGCATCGTTGCCGCCAAGCTTCAAGAGAATGCCCGGTTGCGGGAGACGACGTCGCTGAAAGATTTACGCTCCCGTTGGGAGCGTCGACCGGAGGTCTTAAGTCTTAAAGCAGCTCTGGATCAGGCCCTCTTTCCGGCTATTATTGCCGAAATCAAGAAGGCCTCGCCTTCTAAGGGAGTGCTGCGCCCCGACCTGGATCATATCGACCTGGCCTGTGCCTATCAAACAGCCGGCGCCGCCGGTATCTCGGTACTCACGGAGCGCCAGTTCTTTCAGGGAAGCCCCGATTTTTTGGCGGAACTACGCCCCCTGATCGGTATTCCGTTGCTGCGCAAGGACTTTATCCTGGAACCGGTGCAGGTGTATGAATCTGCTGCCCTGGGGGCCGATGCCCTGCTGCTCATTGCGGCCTGCCTGCCGCCGGGGGCTTTGCGGGCGCTGCTCCTGCTCACCGAATCCCTCGGCATGCAGGCCCTGGTGGAGGTCTTTAGCGCTGCGGAAATGCAGCTGGCTTTGGAGGTGGGAGCCACCCTCATCGGGATCAATCACCGAAATCTGCACACCTTCGAGGTAGATATGAACCGCGCCCTGGAGTTGGCCCCCCTGGCTCCGGCTGACGTTACCTTAGTGGCCGCCTCGGGGCTGAACTGCCGGGCCGACCTGGAGCGCTTCCGCGGCAGCGGCATCAAGGCCTTTCTCATCGGCGAAACCTTGGTACGAGCGCCGGATCCAGGGGAAAAGCTTAGAGAGTTGTTGGGGGATAACCGCTAG
- a CDS encoding DsrE family protein, translating to MKTMIIISSDVGETIYNAMRLANVAVKKGDEVSVFMLGQGVCFEQSSSPQFDVMGEINHFTGDFYVUGVCLKSHGLVGSGSCPIAWMDDLYELISEADKVLTF from the coding sequence ATGAAAACCATGATTATTATCTCTTCCGATGTCGGCGAGACCATCTATAATGCCATGCGTCTGGCAAATGTGGCCGTCAAGAAGGGTGACGAGGTCAGCGTCTTCATGCTGGGACAGGGCGTCTGTTTCGAGCAGAGCAGCTCGCCGCAATTTGATGTGATGGGTGAGATCAATCACTTTACCGGCGATTTTTACGTTTGAGGGGTCTGTCTCAAATCCCACGGCTTGGTGGGATCAGGATCATGCCCTATAGCCTGGATGGATGACCTGTACGAATTGATCTCGGAAGCAGACAAAGTCTTGACCTTTTAA
- a CDS encoding phosphoribosylanthranilate isomerase, translating to MTRVKICGITNPEDAILAANLGAQALGFIFYLRSPRSISPEAARNIVAQLPPLVLSVGVFVNEELTTVKAVAERVRLDWVQLHGEEPPEYCRELQCSVMKAIQVKDAGSLMQMRHYLGSVRAFLLDTYKSGQRGGTGIHFDWSLARQAKEYGPIVLAGGLNAENVAAAIREAAPPAVDVASGVEASPGRKDPDKLRAFFQAVAAATAGQENWPGSGPDETSRAVAEPVRR from the coding sequence ATGACGCGCGTTAAAATCTGTGGCATAACGAATCCGGAGGACGCCATTTTGGCCGCCAACCTGGGCGCCCAGGCTTTGGGATTTATCTTTTATCTTAGGAGTCCTCGCTCCATCTCCCCGGAGGCGGCGCGCAACATCGTGGCCCAATTGCCGCCCCTGGTGCTCAGCGTCGGGGTATTTGTCAACGAGGAGCTAACTACTGTTAAAGCGGTGGCCGAACGGGTCCGCCTGGATTGGGTACAACTGCATGGGGAGGAGCCGCCTGAGTATTGCCGGGAACTGCAATGCTCGGTTATGAAGGCGATCCAGGTTAAAGACGCAGGCTCTCTGATGCAGATGCGGCACTATCTGGGGAGTGTCCGCGCCTTTCTGCTGGATACCTATAAGTCCGGTCAGCGCGGCGGCACCGGTATACATTTCGACTGGTCATTGGCCCGGCAGGCCAAAGAGTACGGCCCCATCGTATTGGCCGGCGGGCTCAATGCGGAAAACGTCGCCGCGGCCATTCGAGAGGCCGCCCCGCCGGCAGTCGACGTTGCCAGCGGCGTGGAAGCCTCGCCGGGCAGGAAAGATCCTGACAAGCTGCGGGCCTTTTTTCAGGCTGTAGCCGCAGCAACTGCGGGGCAAGAAAACTGGCCCGGCTCCGGGCCAGATGAAACTTCACGCGCCGTTGCGGAACCTGTTCGACGATAA